One Corallococcus exiguus DNA segment encodes these proteins:
- a CDS encoding M16 family metallopeptidase, which translates to MSFTPYRDVLPSGLRVVTVETPHLHTALLAVYVRTGSRHESVENNGVSHFLEHLFFRGSEAWPDTVKMNAAVEEVGGNLNGATTRDHGYYYTPLHPSHLSVGLDVIGDMLTRPRLTDMEVERQIILEEMLDEVDDKGRDIDLDNLSKRLLFPGHPLSLKIAGTPESVKALTHAQVMEHFARHYVAGNLVVSAAGSVKHSEVLALAERAFAHLPKGSATTESAPPPLGPGPHFHFVSHDESQTEFKLTFRAVPEQHEDFPALQILRRLLDDGLSSRLPFEIVEKRGLAYSVQAGLDTYHDLSLFEIEAASAPEKASLVVAESLRVLSELCEKEAGEEELNRAKRRHRMLLEFSQDSPGELAGWFGGVELFRRPETFGHRADQVDRQTAARVREVARRYFTRENLLVVAVGQRKGLKALEKVVMDAEGLPSSAPAVSAARG; encoded by the coding sequence ATGAGCTTTACACCGTACCGGGACGTGCTGCCCTCGGGGCTGCGCGTCGTCACCGTCGAGACGCCCCACCTGCACACCGCCCTGCTGGCCGTCTACGTGAGGACCGGCAGCCGGCATGAGTCGGTGGAGAACAACGGCGTCAGCCACTTCCTGGAGCACCTCTTCTTCCGGGGAAGCGAGGCCTGGCCGGACACGGTGAAGATGAACGCGGCCGTGGAGGAGGTGGGCGGCAACCTCAACGGCGCCACCACCCGCGACCACGGCTACTACTACACCCCGCTGCACCCGTCGCACCTGAGCGTGGGCCTGGACGTCATCGGCGACATGCTCACCCGCCCCCGCCTCACCGACATGGAGGTGGAGCGGCAGATCATCCTGGAGGAGATGCTCGACGAGGTGGACGACAAGGGGCGCGACATCGACCTGGACAACCTGTCCAAGCGCCTGCTCTTCCCCGGCCACCCGCTGTCGCTGAAAATCGCCGGCACCCCCGAGTCCGTGAAGGCCCTCACCCACGCCCAGGTGATGGAGCACTTCGCCCGGCACTACGTGGCCGGCAACCTGGTGGTGTCCGCCGCGGGCAGCGTGAAGCACTCGGAGGTGCTGGCCCTGGCCGAGCGCGCCTTCGCCCACCTGCCCAAGGGCAGCGCCACTACGGAGAGCGCGCCGCCGCCGCTGGGCCCCGGTCCGCACTTCCACTTCGTCTCCCACGACGAGTCGCAGACGGAGTTCAAGCTCACCTTCCGCGCCGTGCCGGAGCAGCACGAGGACTTCCCCGCGCTCCAGATTCTGCGGCGCCTGCTGGACGACGGGCTGTCGTCGCGGCTGCCGTTCGAAATCGTGGAGAAGCGCGGCCTCGCGTACTCGGTGCAGGCGGGGCTGGACACGTACCACGACCTCAGCCTCTTCGAGATTGAAGCGGCCAGCGCGCCGGAGAAGGCGTCGCTCGTGGTGGCGGAGTCGCTGCGCGTGCTGTCCGAGCTCTGCGAGAAGGAGGCGGGCGAGGAGGAGCTGAACCGCGCCAAGCGCCGCCACCGGATGCTGCTGGAGTTCTCCCAGGACTCGCCGGGGGAGCTGGCCGGGTGGTTCGGCGGCGTGGAGCTGTTCCGCCGGCCGGAGACGTTCGGCCACCGCGCGGATCAGGTGGACCGCCAGACGGCCGCGCGGGTGCGGGAGGTGGCCCGGCGCTACTTCACCCGCGAGAACCTGCTCGTGGTGGCGGTGGGCCAGCGCAAGGGACTCAAGGCGCTGGAGAAGGTCGTCATGGACGCGGAGGGGCTGCCCTCCTCCGCGCCCGCCGTCAGCGCCGCCCGCGGATGA
- a CDS encoding AraC family transcriptional regulator, whose translation MTDPLSEVIALLQPRAIFSKGISGAGAWGVRYSDFGQPSFCAVLEGSCRLAIDGHPAVTLEGGDFVLLPATPGFTISGFEPVTAERVDPKVAPSPTGEVRHGRRGGRPDVRLLGGYFVFDSPDAALMVSLLPILVHVRGVERLSTLVQLVRDETSEQRSGRELVLTRLVELLLIEALRSTPSGDTPPGLLRGLADARLAPAIRQMHRHLTRPWTVAQLAKSAALSRTVFFERFTRTVGLPPMEYLLDWRMAVARGLLRGQELSITEVAERVGYSSASTFTAAFSKRVGQPPGRFARASGHR comes from the coding sequence ATGACCGACCCCCTTTCGGAAGTCATCGCGCTGCTTCAGCCCAGGGCCATCTTCTCGAAGGGCATCAGCGGAGCGGGCGCATGGGGAGTTCGTTACTCGGACTTCGGTCAGCCCAGCTTCTGTGCCGTGCTCGAAGGGAGCTGCCGACTGGCCATCGACGGGCATCCGGCCGTCACGCTCGAGGGGGGCGACTTCGTGCTGCTGCCGGCGACGCCGGGCTTCACCATCTCTGGCTTCGAGCCGGTGACTGCCGAACGTGTCGACCCCAAGGTGGCCCCTTCCCCCACCGGGGAGGTGCGTCACGGTCGGCGTGGTGGCCGCCCGGATGTGCGACTGCTCGGGGGCTATTTCGTCTTCGACTCACCTGACGCGGCCCTGATGGTGTCGTTGCTCCCAATCCTGGTGCACGTGCGCGGCGTGGAGCGGCTGTCCACGCTGGTCCAGCTCGTCCGCGACGAAACGAGCGAACAGCGCTCGGGGCGCGAACTCGTGCTCACGCGGCTCGTGGAGTTGCTGCTCATCGAAGCGCTGCGGTCCACGCCGAGCGGCGACACACCTCCGGGGCTCCTCCGCGGATTGGCGGATGCGCGGCTCGCACCCGCGATCCGGCAGATGCACCGCCACCTCACGCGTCCGTGGACCGTGGCGCAGCTCGCGAAGAGCGCGGCGCTCTCGCGCACGGTGTTCTTCGAGCGCTTCACGCGCACCGTGGGTTTGCCCCCGATGGAGTACCTGCTGGACTGGCGGATGGCCGTCGCCAGGGGACTGCTTCGCGGCCAGGAGCTCTCCATCACGGAGGTGGCCGAGCGCGTTGGCTACAGCTCGGCGAGCACCTTCACCGCGGCGTTCAGCAAGCGCGTGGGTCAGCCTCCCGGGCGCTTCGCGCGTGCGAGCGGACACCGTTGA
- a CDS encoding Kelch repeat-containing protein yields MAPRFVRSTLLAAALASLTPACGDKEVRPSLDLLTASCAGTQPLAGVTHLRFRVTGPGLDTPRERVSTVEWAPEDVPVLPPGSARVLEVRAYVGGPDQGGQLVSLGRTTPFDVAEGQAPKVRVVLRRLGEFVPVNLASDPRTCSLPAEARAAHTATTLPDGRVLITGGYLPLPNGTRPVSGTSEVFNPADGTFSAGPAVGARAFHTASLLPDGRVLLAGGAESFAPVSLQSTARLVDVSTGAVRELMHKVERYQHAAAVDAEGHVALVSGRAADGSTVSEMEGFDATTGLFVAPGMQVHRTDVALAVRPDGMNIQIVGGVDSLKKAETDVSAFRFDFGSVMFLAAGTQLRVGRQGAAVAMLGRADESPELLVMGGFDGADPAEDARPVGSSEFLEGVVSVREGPALMPRSNPCAVTLPDGRIVVLGGRGTSIGTTYAVPWVELITPHTGAQPTVLGLSLMPQPRVWHTCSALPDGSVLVVGGVDDSTGEIRANTEALVVMPPPRD; encoded by the coding sequence ATGGCTCCGCGCTTCGTCCGCTCCACGCTCCTCGCCGCCGCCCTGGCGTCCCTCACCCCCGCCTGCGGGGACAAGGAGGTCCGCCCCTCCCTGGACCTGCTCACCGCCTCCTGCGCTGGCACCCAGCCCCTGGCCGGGGTGACGCACCTGCGCTTCCGCGTGACGGGCCCGGGCCTCGACACGCCCCGCGAGCGGGTGTCGACGGTGGAGTGGGCGCCAGAGGACGTGCCGGTCCTACCGCCGGGGAGCGCGCGGGTGCTGGAGGTGCGGGCCTACGTGGGGGGGCCGGACCAGGGTGGACAGCTGGTGTCGCTGGGCCGCACGACGCCGTTCGACGTGGCGGAGGGGCAGGCGCCCAAGGTGCGCGTGGTCCTGCGGCGGCTGGGGGAGTTCGTGCCGGTGAACCTGGCGTCGGACCCGAGGACGTGCTCGTTGCCGGCGGAAGCACGCGCGGCGCACACGGCCACGACGCTGCCGGATGGGCGGGTGTTGATCACCGGTGGCTATCTGCCCCTGCCGAATGGCACGCGCCCTGTGTCGGGAACTTCGGAGGTGTTCAATCCGGCGGACGGCACGTTCAGCGCTGGGCCCGCCGTGGGCGCGAGGGCCTTCCACACGGCGTCGCTGCTGCCGGATGGCCGCGTGCTCCTGGCGGGTGGCGCGGAGTCCTTCGCCCCGGTGTCGTTGCAGTCCACGGCGCGCCTCGTGGATGTGTCGACGGGCGCGGTGCGTGAGCTGATGCACAAGGTGGAGCGCTACCAGCACGCGGCGGCGGTGGATGCGGAAGGACACGTGGCGCTGGTGAGCGGACGCGCGGCGGACGGCAGCACGGTGAGCGAGATGGAAGGCTTCGACGCGACCACGGGGCTCTTCGTGGCTCCCGGCATGCAGGTCCACCGCACGGACGTCGCGCTGGCGGTAAGACCGGACGGGATGAACATCCAGATCGTGGGAGGCGTTGATTCCCTGAAGAAGGCTGAGACCGACGTGTCGGCTTTCAGGTTCGACTTCGGCTCCGTCATGTTCCTGGCGGCAGGGACGCAGCTCCGCGTCGGCAGGCAGGGCGCCGCCGTGGCGATGTTGGGCCGCGCGGACGAGTCTCCAGAGCTGCTGGTCATGGGCGGCTTCGACGGCGCGGACCCGGCGGAGGACGCGCGGCCCGTGGGCTCCTCCGAGTTCCTGGAGGGTGTGGTCTCCGTGCGTGAAGGCCCCGCGCTGATGCCCCGGAGCAACCCGTGCGCGGTGACGCTGCCGGACGGGCGCATCGTGGTGCTGGGCGGGCGGGGGACCTCCATCGGCACGACGTACGCCGTGCCGTGGGTGGAGTTGATCACCCCGCACACAGGCGCGCAGCCCACCGTGCTGGGGCTGTCGCTGATGCCGCAGCCGCGCGTGTGGCACACGTGCTCTGCGCTGCCGGACGGCTCCGTGCTCGTGGTGGGCGGCGTGGACGACAGCACCGGGGAGATCCGCGCCAACACCGAAGCCCTGGTGGTGATGCCGCCGCCGCGCGACTGA
- a CDS encoding SDR family oxidoreductase translates to MKTVLITGCSSGYGLETARHFHAQGWNVVATMRTPREDVLPASDRLRVVPLDVTKPESIAAALEASGPIDVLVNNAGIGLMGAFEATPMTTVRELFETNVFGVMAMTQAVLPRLRARRSGVIVNVTSSATLAPMPLVAVYTASKVAIEGFTESLAFELADFNLRVKLVEPGYCPGTRFTSNGTPRMEGLFPEAYAPFAQRIFASLGQPSAVTRESDVAEAIWRAANDTSGTLRFPAGPDAVALARSA, encoded by the coding sequence ATGAAGACGGTGCTCATCACGGGGTGTTCTTCCGGTTATGGACTCGAGACGGCTCGCCACTTCCACGCCCAGGGCTGGAACGTGGTCGCCACCATGCGAACGCCGCGTGAGGATGTGCTCCCTGCATCGGACCGGCTGCGGGTGGTGCCGCTCGACGTGACGAAGCCCGAGAGCATCGCCGCCGCGCTGGAGGCGAGCGGGCCCATCGACGTGCTCGTCAACAACGCGGGCATCGGGCTCATGGGCGCCTTCGAGGCCACGCCGATGACCACGGTGCGCGAGCTGTTCGAGACCAACGTCTTCGGCGTCATGGCGATGACACAGGCGGTGCTGCCGCGGCTTCGTGCACGCAGGTCGGGAGTCATCGTGAACGTGACCTCCAGCGCGACCCTGGCCCCCATGCCGCTGGTGGCCGTCTACACCGCGAGCAAGGTGGCCATCGAAGGGTTCACGGAGTCGCTCGCCTTCGAGCTTGCGGACTTCAACCTGCGCGTGAAGCTCGTCGAGCCGGGCTATTGCCCGGGCACCCGCTTCACGAGCAACGGCACCCCTCGGATGGAGGGGCTGTTCCCCGAAGCGTACGCGCCCTTCGCCCAGCGCATCTTCGCCTCGCTCGGACAGCCCTCCGCGGTGACGCGCGAGTCCGACGTGGCCGAGGCCATCTGGCGTGCCGCGAACGACACGTCAGGGACGCTCCGCTTCCCCGCCGGGCCAGACGCGGTGGCGCTGGCCCGGTCGGCGTGA
- a CDS encoding sensor histidine kinase, which produces MKLSLATRIFLGYALVLLTFGAVSLFSVAELHRNRLEIRLVSQGYLQLSQDAAALETFQTSQEKDTERVLEQNSVETRRALIRLASLYYAPQMAQRLEAARAKAREVLTFAPEGEVPFVMELDSRFAELSRNSKAYGHAVEAVFTSLASESPESQEVARATAELRQLESAIGRELRVLRATLTNRIRERVDGAEERERRTGLTIIALSIMAIGVGVGVTAWSARTLRPVRTLIEGVSRIGRGDYSAQLGVRGADEVALLAREFDQMARSLQAREAQLKSQAEALMRAEQLAAVGRISAQIVHEVRNPLSSIGLNVELLQDAVDSAQFDSQDTATEARELLSAVTHEVDRLTDVTEQYLRMARPARPDLEPEDIIAVLDGVLDFTREELVRAGVEVVRDFAPGTPRVLADQGQLRQVFLNLLRNSREAMPSGGRLTVATIPKEGDVEVTVRDTGNGMTEEVRRHLFEPFFTTKEGGTGLGLAVSQQILQAHGGSLSCQSIPGQGTTFVLRLPRA; this is translated from the coding sequence ATGAAGCTCTCGCTCGCCACCCGCATCTTCCTGGGCTACGCGCTGGTGCTGCTGACGTTCGGGGCGGTGTCCCTGTTCAGCGTGGCGGAGCTGCACCGCAACCGTTTGGAGATCCGGCTCGTCAGCCAGGGCTACCTCCAGCTGTCCCAGGACGCCGCCGCGCTGGAGACCTTCCAGACCAGCCAGGAGAAGGACACCGAGCGCGTGCTGGAGCAGAACAGCGTGGAGACGCGCCGCGCGCTCATCCGGCTGGCGAGCCTGTACTACGCGCCCCAGATGGCCCAGCGCCTGGAGGCCGCCCGCGCCAAGGCCCGCGAGGTGCTCACCTTCGCCCCGGAAGGCGAGGTGCCCTTCGTGATGGAGCTGGACTCGCGCTTCGCTGAGCTGTCACGCAACTCCAAGGCCTACGGCCACGCGGTGGAGGCCGTATTTACCTCGCTCGCGTCCGAGTCCCCTGAAAGCCAGGAGGTGGCGCGCGCCACCGCCGAGCTGCGCCAGTTGGAGAGCGCCATCGGCCGTGAGCTGCGCGTGCTGCGCGCGACGCTGACCAACCGCATCCGCGAGCGCGTGGACGGCGCGGAGGAGCGCGAGCGCAGGACGGGCCTCACCATCATCGCGCTGTCCATCATGGCCATTGGCGTGGGCGTGGGCGTCACCGCGTGGTCCGCCCGCACGCTGCGCCCGGTGCGCACCCTCATCGAAGGCGTGTCCCGCATCGGCCGGGGCGACTATTCCGCCCAACTGGGTGTGCGCGGCGCGGACGAGGTCGCGCTGCTCGCACGCGAGTTCGACCAGATGGCCCGCTCGCTCCAGGCCCGCGAAGCGCAGCTCAAGTCCCAGGCGGAGGCGCTGATGCGCGCGGAGCAGCTGGCCGCGGTCGGCCGCATCTCCGCTCAAATCGTGCACGAGGTGCGCAACCCGCTGTCCTCCATCGGCCTCAACGTGGAGCTGCTCCAGGACGCGGTGGACAGCGCGCAATTCGACTCGCAGGACACCGCCACGGAGGCGCGCGAGCTGCTCTCCGCCGTCACCCATGAGGTGGACCGCCTCACCGATGTCACCGAGCAGTACCTGCGCATGGCGCGCCCCGCCCGGCCGGACCTGGAGCCGGAGGACATCATCGCGGTGCTGGACGGCGTGCTCGACTTCACCCGCGAGGAGTTGGTGCGCGCGGGCGTGGAGGTGGTGCGGGACTTCGCGCCCGGCACACCCCGCGTGCTCGCGGACCAGGGCCAGCTGCGGCAGGTGTTCCTCAACCTGCTTCGCAACAGCCGCGAGGCCATGCCCTCCGGGGGACGGCTCACCGTGGCGACCATCCCGAAGGAGGGGGACGTGGAGGTCACCGTGCGCGACACCGGCAACGGCATGACGGAGGAGGTCCGCCGCCACCTCTTCGAGCCCTTCTTCACCACCAAGGAGGGCGGCACGGGCCTGGGGCTCGCGGTGAGCCAACAGATCCTCCAGGCCCACGGGGGCTCGCTCTCCTGCCAGAGTATTCCCGGCCAGGGGACGACCTTCGTGTTAAGGCTTCCTCGCGCATGA
- a CDS encoding tetratricopeptide repeat protein — MPHRFFPRPWTLVLLLPLACKDPETAAAQKQAVQVQNSLSQGREALTKGQYARAISELQKAANAAPESVEPLLLLAKAHQGAGNPGAAILTLKQAEGLIPGTDPVIQKQLSDMYMGEGQIPQAISTLVSLREEGKLSNEDILSLARLQARQGNPDAAFTTLERILRENPDDAPTKTVEAEILLMKGEELLAANLMDRVLQGSPSFTPARLLRARFFLMSGVNDMAEADLQSVPPEDADSTDVVAMKARVLMALGRPAEAEGALRKLLEDDADNAEATAWLAEIVCAQGRASEAQQLVDRALHLRPRFARALYVRGRVLEEQSDARGAEDSYRFALKAEPAFPPALSRMWRLHLKAGRKPEAQEVLERLTSLNEATVEEKAALANLYAQFETQLPRGKKLIDEALKREPHNPDYLRIQKAIDKATPKKKKAGPTGPVIIRGRR, encoded by the coding sequence ATGCCCCATCGATTTTTCCCCCGTCCCTGGACGCTCGTCCTGCTCCTGCCGCTTGCTTGCAAGGACCCAGAGACAGCGGCCGCGCAGAAACAGGCCGTACAGGTCCAGAACTCCCTGTCCCAGGGTCGTGAGGCGCTCACGAAGGGCCAGTACGCCCGCGCCATCTCCGAGCTGCAGAAGGCCGCCAACGCCGCGCCAGAGAGCGTGGAGCCGCTCCTCCTCCTGGCCAAGGCCCACCAGGGCGCCGGCAACCCGGGCGCGGCCATCCTCACGCTCAAGCAGGCGGAGGGCCTCATCCCGGGCACCGACCCCGTCATCCAGAAGCAGCTCTCGGACATGTACATGGGGGAGGGGCAGATTCCCCAGGCCATCTCCACGCTCGTGTCGCTGAGGGAGGAGGGCAAGCTGTCCAACGAGGACATCCTGTCGCTGGCCCGCCTGCAAGCACGGCAGGGGAACCCGGACGCGGCCTTCACCACGCTGGAGCGCATCCTCCGGGAGAACCCGGACGACGCCCCGACGAAGACGGTGGAGGCCGAAATCCTGCTCATGAAGGGCGAGGAGCTGCTCGCGGCCAACCTGATGGACCGCGTGCTCCAGGGCTCGCCCAGCTTCACGCCCGCGCGGCTGTTGCGCGCGCGCTTCTTCCTGATGAGCGGCGTCAACGACATGGCGGAGGCGGACCTCCAGTCCGTACCGCCCGAGGACGCGGACTCCACGGACGTGGTGGCGATGAAGGCCCGCGTGCTCATGGCGCTCGGGCGCCCGGCCGAAGCAGAGGGCGCGCTGCGCAAACTGCTGGAGGATGACGCGGACAACGCGGAGGCCACCGCGTGGCTGGCGGAGATTGTCTGCGCCCAGGGCCGCGCGTCGGAGGCCCAGCAGCTGGTGGACCGCGCGCTGCACCTGCGCCCGCGCTTCGCCCGCGCGCTGTACGTGCGCGGCCGCGTGCTGGAGGAGCAGAGCGACGCGCGCGGGGCGGAGGACAGTTACCGCTTCGCCCTCAAGGCGGAGCCCGCCTTCCCGCCCGCGCTGTCGCGCATGTGGCGGCTGCACCTGAAGGCCGGCCGCAAGCCGGAGGCGCAGGAAGTGCTTGAGCGGCTGACGAGCCTGAACGAGGCGACCGTGGAGGAGAAGGCCGCGCTCGCGAACCTCTACGCCCAGTTCGAGACGCAGCTGCCGCGCGGCAAGAAGCTCATCGACGAGGCCCTGAAGCGCGAGCCGCACAACCCCGACTACCTGCGCATCCAGAAGGCCATCGACAAGGCGACGCCCAAGAAGAAGAAGGCGGGCCCGACGGGGCCCGTCATCATCCGCGGGCGGCGCTGA
- a CDS encoding 2-oxo acid dehydrogenase subunit E2, translating into MAHLELKPKRDVSSFRKLAIGSWATAYDPTVYGTLTVRMDAALAWMDAFHQRTGVRLTATHLVLKAMGEALRRCPDANALLRYQRIYLRQRITVCAVLPGADQRGLTPVRIEDVDQKSVHELALEVASTAARVREGRDAQVEQGRSLLKRVPHLLLHRFTGLVSFLTYTLNLDPSWLGLPRDPFGAAVVVDVGELGLDTAYLPLAPFTRVPIFLAPGAVREVAVVEEGRVVPGHVMNINASFDHRFLDGYHAGVIANTLREMLEHPVEAFGPLPDPSVE; encoded by the coding sequence ATGGCGCACCTGGAGCTGAAGCCGAAGCGGGACGTGTCGAGCTTCCGCAAGCTCGCCATCGGCAGCTGGGCGACCGCGTATGACCCCACGGTCTACGGCACGTTGACGGTGCGCATGGACGCGGCGCTCGCCTGGATGGATGCCTTCCACCAGCGCACCGGCGTGCGGCTCACCGCGACCCACCTGGTCCTCAAGGCCATGGGTGAAGCGCTGCGCCGCTGCCCGGACGCCAACGCGCTCCTGCGCTACCAGCGCATCTACCTGCGTCAGCGGATCACCGTATGCGCGGTGCTGCCAGGTGCGGATCAACGCGGCCTCACGCCCGTGCGCATCGAGGACGTGGACCAGAAGTCCGTGCACGAGCTGGCGCTGGAGGTGGCGTCCACCGCGGCGCGCGTGCGCGAGGGCCGGGACGCGCAGGTGGAGCAGGGCCGGAGTCTGCTCAAGCGCGTGCCGCACCTGTTGCTGCACCGCTTCACCGGGCTCGTGTCGTTCCTCACGTACACGTTGAACCTGGATCCATCGTGGCTCGGCTTGCCCAGGGATCCGTTTGGTGCCGCGGTGGTGGTGGACGTGGGCGAGCTGGGGCTGGACACGGCGTATCTGCCGCTCGCGCCCTTCACCCGCGTGCCCATCTTCCTCGCGCCCGGCGCGGTGCGCGAGGTGGCAGTGGTGGAGGAGGGGAGGGTGGTGCCCGGACACGTGATGAACATCAACGCGTCCTTCGACCACCGCTTCCTCGACGGCTACCACGCGGGCGTCATCGCCAACACGCTGCGCGAGATGCTGGAGCATCCGGTGGAGGCCTTCGGTCCGCTCCCGGATCCATCGGTGGAATAG
- a CDS encoding cell envelope biogenesis protein TolA translates to MLFALILVSIGFAVTLGLLLFRDKSGAGANAGRPSLSSSSSAPSFRGELESESKARAKAESEVQRKQKELDEQRAQLQEVKEQLKQTKRKLFEQKEGEKGSNDLVKARAEVERNASMQLEQTRAELAQALTENSRLRAETESRNGPRRREAPAAAPAQTTAPAAVPASVEAPAPADQIAAPASEPVVIAAVSVTPAPVAPAEPVRRYRELNDADREKMNRLEQAANKDRSRAAELEKEVRRLKGRADTHARILSVTKSEADLGKDKYKALEKRLNRTLLERDLLRRAIKDLEKKTGMLADRTELTPDEVAASDQRSDEQARSRAEAEARATAAAATPTEAPAATEPTTTEGEAKPSEAPPTNA, encoded by the coding sequence TTGCTGTTTGCACTCATTCTCGTATCGATCGGGTTCGCAGTGACGCTCGGTCTGCTGCTTTTCCGAGACAAGAGCGGCGCTGGTGCCAACGCGGGCCGTCCCTCGCTCTCCTCTTCCTCTTCCGCGCCGTCGTTCCGGGGCGAGCTGGAGTCCGAGAGCAAGGCGCGCGCGAAGGCGGAATCGGAGGTCCAGCGCAAGCAGAAGGAGCTGGACGAGCAGCGCGCGCAGCTCCAGGAGGTCAAGGAGCAGCTCAAGCAGACCAAGCGGAAGCTCTTCGAGCAGAAGGAAGGCGAGAAGGGCTCGAACGACCTGGTGAAGGCCCGGGCCGAGGTGGAGCGCAACGCCAGCATGCAGCTGGAGCAGACCCGCGCGGAGCTGGCGCAGGCCCTGACGGAGAACTCCCGGCTGCGCGCGGAGACCGAGTCGCGCAATGGCCCCCGCCGCCGTGAGGCCCCGGCCGCTGCCCCCGCGCAGACGACCGCGCCCGCCGCTGTCCCTGCCTCCGTCGAGGCGCCGGCTCCGGCGGATCAGATCGCCGCCCCCGCGAGCGAGCCCGTGGTGATCGCGGCGGTGTCCGTGACGCCCGCGCCCGTGGCCCCGGCGGAGCCCGTGCGCCGCTACCGCGAGCTGAACGACGCGGACCGCGAGAAGATGAACCGGCTGGAGCAGGCGGCGAACAAGGACCGTTCGCGCGCCGCGGAGCTGGAGAAGGAAGTGCGCCGGCTCAAGGGCCGCGCCGACACGCACGCGCGCATCCTGTCGGTGACGAAGTCCGAGGCCGACCTGGGCAAGGACAAGTACAAGGCGCTGGAGAAGCGCCTCAACCGCACGCTCCTGGAGCGCGACCTGCTTCGCCGGGCCATCAAGGACCTGGAGAAGAAGACGGGCATGCTCGCGGACCGCACGGAGCTGACGCCGGACGAAGTCGCCGCCAGCGACCAGCGCAGCGACGAGCAGGCCCGCTCCCGCGCCGAGGCGGAGGCCCGCGCCACCGCGGCGGCAGCCACGCCCACGGAAGCCCCGGCCGCCACCGAGCCGACGACCACCGAGGGCGAGGCGAAGCCTTCCGAGGCCCCGCCGACCAACGCCTGA
- a CDS encoding zinc metalloprotease HtpX, with product MTTRGPAAPALKGGGWHRLGNALKTTVLLAGLTALVLVIGQRLGGAQGLMMAGLFAVVMNFGSYWFSDRIALAIHGAQPLSYEQAPWLHEMVERLAARAGMPKPKVYLLPTAQPNAFATGRNPSHAAVAVTAGIMDILDRRELEGVLAHEIGHVRNRDTLIGTVAATLAGIISYAAQMLFWFGGSMLSRGDDDRDGGVAGALSNLGLLLVAPIAATLLQLAVSRSREYGADATGAELCGDPDALASALLKMERGAEAMPYDRAPATSHLFIVNPLHHGGVMSLFSTHPPIPERVRRLREMSARMGQGTRGRGGWEYAY from the coding sequence ATGACAACCCGAGGACCGGCCGCACCGGCGCTCAAGGGCGGCGGGTGGCACCGGCTGGGCAATGCATTGAAGACGACCGTGCTGTTGGCGGGCTTGACGGCCCTGGTGCTCGTCATCGGCCAGCGGCTGGGCGGCGCGCAGGGGCTGATGATGGCGGGCCTCTTCGCGGTGGTGATGAACTTCGGCTCGTACTGGTTCAGCGACCGCATCGCGCTGGCCATCCACGGCGCGCAGCCGCTGTCCTATGAGCAGGCCCCGTGGCTGCATGAGATGGTGGAGCGGCTGGCCGCGCGCGCGGGCATGCCGAAGCCGAAGGTCTACCTGCTCCCCACCGCGCAGCCGAACGCGTTCGCCACGGGCCGCAACCCGAGCCACGCGGCCGTCGCGGTGACGGCGGGCATCATGGACATCCTGGACCGGCGCGAACTGGAAGGTGTGCTGGCGCACGAGATTGGCCACGTGCGCAACCGGGACACGCTCATCGGCACGGTGGCGGCGACGCTCGCGGGCATCATCAGCTACGCGGCGCAGATGCTCTTCTGGTTCGGCGGCAGCATGCTCAGCCGCGGCGACGACGACAGGGACGGTGGCGTGGCCGGGGCGCTGTCCAACCTGGGCCTGCTGCTGGTGGCGCCCATCGCGGCCACGCTGCTGCAACTGGCGGTGAGCCGTTCGCGCGAGTACGGCGCGGACGCCACGGGCGCGGAGCTGTGTGGCGACCCGGATGCGCTGGCGAGCGCGCTCTTGAAGATGGAGCGCGGCGCGGAGGCCATGCCGTATGACCGGGCCCCCGCGACGTCGCACCTGTTCATCGTCAACCCGCTGCACCACGGCGGGGTGATGTCGCTGTTCTCCACGCACCCGCCCATCCCGGAGCGCGTGCGCCGGCTGCGCGAGATGAGCGCGCGGATGGGCCAGGGCACTCGCGGCCGTGGTGGCTGGGAGTACGCGTACTGA